One region of Zingiber officinale cultivar Zhangliang chromosome 7B, Zo_v1.1, whole genome shotgun sequence genomic DNA includes:
- the LOC122006905 gene encoding uncharacterized protein C57A10.07-like yields MKNQSFGSGSPVSFHPYTRGEFDLESGNSWKSLRKPKNPPFVDPIRMIKSVSNRIRYFYKLHPVAVFLSSLVFGVTVLVVLSLYERKFQIVGFRRSDDLALSSGSYPFPNLHNLVMVAGHSIYTSTRCGKFDNEDSWYLEPYQKNPGQAATFLAHIQVGVESAAKDEGALLLFSGGETRKDGGPRSEAQSYWFVAESEGWFGHTDSIRSRALTEEHARDSFENLLFSVCRFRELTGSYPRNITVISYDFKRERFAQLHRPAIGFPEGSFFYIGTPATPGAQEAAEKGEALAMAQFQEDPYGCFGTLHRKRLTRDPFHRFVPYPNGCPELKGLFSYCGPAPFPGWLPWTR; encoded by the exons ATGAAAAATCAGTCATTTGGATCAGGAAGTCCAGTATCGTTTCATCCTTACACCAGAGGTGAGTTCGATTTGGAGTCGGGGAACTCCTGGAAGAGTTTGCGTAAACCCAAGAATCCTCCTTTTGTCGATCCCATCAGGATGATTAAGTCTGTCTCAAATCGCATTCGCTACTTCTACAAGCTTCACCCCGTTGCAGTCTTTCTTTCCTCCTTGGTCTTTGGTGtcactgttctggtagtgctttCTTTGTATGAAAGGAAATTTCAAATAGTGGGTTTCCGGAGAAGTGATGACCTGGCTTTGAGCTCAGGCTCTTATCCATTTCCAAATCTTCACAATCTCGTGATGGTTGCTGGACATTCAATTTACACGAGCACCAGATGTGGTAAGTTTGACAATGAAGATTCTTGGTACCTAGAGCCCTATCAGAAGAACCCGGGGCAGGCTGCTACATTCTTAGCACACATACAAGTGGGTGTTGAGAGTGCAGCAAAGGATGAGGGAGCACTTCTTCTATTTAGTGGTGGGGAAACCCGAAAGGATGGTGGCCCTCGCAGTGAAGCACAGAGTTATTGGTTTGTTGCAGAGTCTGAAGGCTGGTTTG GACACACAGATAGTATCAGGAGTAGAGCGCTCACAGAGGAGCATGCACGGGATAGCTTTGAGAACCTTCTTTTTAGTGTTTGTCGCTTTCGTGAGCTGACAGGCTCTTACCCTCGGAATATTACT GTCATAAGCTATGATTTCAAGAGAGAAAGATTTGCACAGTTGCACCGGCCAGCGATAGGCTTTCCCGAAGGGAGTTTCTTCTATATCGGTACACCTGCCACTCCAGGTGCACAGGAGGCTGCGGAGAAAGGTGAAGCTCTCGCAATGGCTCAGTTTCAGGAAGACCCATACGGATGTTTTGGTACACTTCACAGGAAGAGACTAACCCGAGATCCTTTTCACCGGTTCGTTCCTTACCCCAACGGATGCCCTGAATTAAAAGGTTTGTTCAGCTACTGTGGTCCAGCTCCATTTCCGGGGTGGCTTCCCTGGACCAGGTAG